The following proteins come from a genomic window of Mustela lutreola isolate mMusLut2 chromosome 6, mMusLut2.pri, whole genome shotgun sequence:
- the HTR1B gene encoding 5-hydroxytryptamine receptor 1B, with protein sequence MEETGTRCAPPPPAGSQTGVPQANLSSNPHNCSAEGYIYQDSIALPWKVLLVVLLALITLATTLSNAFVIATVYRTRKLHTPANYLIASLAVTDLLVSILVMPISTMYTVTGRWTLGQVVCDFWQSSDITCCTASILHLCVIALDRYWAITDAVEYSAKRTPKRAAVMIALVWVFSISISLPPFFWRQAKAEEEVSDCMVNTDHILYTVYSTVGAFYFPTLLLIALYGRIYVEARSRILKQTPNRTGKRLTRAQLITDSPGSTSSVTSVNSRAPDVPSESGSPVYVNQVKVRVSDALLEKKKLMAARERKATKTLGIILGAFIVCWLPFFIISLVMPICKDACWFHLAIFDFFTWLGYLNSLINPIIYTMSNEDFKQAFHKLIRFKCTG encoded by the coding sequence ATGGAAGAAACCGGCACTCGGtgcgccccgccgccgcccgcgggcTCCCAGACCGGGGTTCCTCAAGCCAATCTCTCCTCTAATCCCCACAACTGCAGCGCCGAGGGCTACATTTACCAGGACTCCATCGCCCTGCCCTGGAAAGTACTACTGGTCGTGCTGCTGGCACTCATCACCTTGGCCACCACGCTCTCCAATGCTTTTGTGATCGCCACTGTGTACCGGACCCGGAAGCTGCATACCCCAGCCAACTACCTGATCGCCTCCCTGGCGGTCACCGACCTGCTCGTATCCATCCTGGTGATGCCCATCAGCACCATGTACACGGTCACCGGCCGCTGGACGCTGGGCCAGGTGGTCTGCGACTTCTGGCAGTCGTCGGACATCACCTGTTGCACTGCTTCTATCCTGCACCTCTGTGTCATCGCCCTGGACCGCTACTGGGCCATCACGGACGCCGTGGAATACTCAGCTAAAAGGACTCCCAAGAGGGCCGCGGTCATGATCGCGCTGGTGTGGGTCTTCTCTATCTCCATCTCGCTGCCGCCCTTCTTCTGGCGTCAAGCCAAAGCCGAGGAAGAGGTGTCGGACTGCATGGTGAACACCGACCACATCCTCTATACCGTTTACTCCACGGTGGGCGCTTTCTActtccccaccctgctcctcATCGCCCTCTACGGCCGCATCTATGTGGAAGCCCGCTCCCGGATTTTGAAACAGACGCCCAACAGGACCGGCAAGCGCCTGACCCGAGCCCAGCTGATAACCGACTCCCCCGGGTCCACGTCCTCGGTCACCTCCGTTAACTCGCGGGCTCCCGATGTGCCCAGCGAATCCGGGTCCCCCGTGTACGTGAACCAAGTCAAAGTGCGAGTCTCCGACGCCCTGCTAGAGAAGAAGAAACTCATGGCCGCTAGGGAGCGCAAAGCCACTAAGACCCTGGGGATCATACTGGGAGCCTTTATTGTGTGCTGGCTGCCCTTCTTCATCATCTCCCTAGTGATGCCTATTTGCAAGGATGCTTGCTGGTTCCACCTGGCCATCTTTGACTTCTTCACGTGGCTGGGCTATCTCAACTCCCTTATCAACCCCATCATCTATACCATGTCCAATGAGGACTTCAAACAAGCATTCCATAAACTGATACGCTTTAAGTGCACAGGTTGA